One genomic segment of Virgibacillus doumboii includes these proteins:
- the galE gene encoding UDP-glucose 4-epimerase GalE, with protein sequence MSILVLGGAGYIGSHAVYQLIDKGENVIVVDNLATGHKEAIHPEATFYQGDIRNFDFLSVVFEKESIDGVMHFAANSLVGESMEKPLQYFDNNVYGTQILLRAMVEHNVKNIVFSSTAATYGEPESIPLTEDMQPNPTNTYGETKLTMEKLMKWTEQAHGIRYVSLRYFNVAGARESGEIGEDHRPETHLVPIILQAALGQRPNITIFGDDYNTEDGTCIRDYVHVEDLIQAHILAMTYLNNDGESNIFNLGSSQGFSVKEMIDAARNVTGKEIQAEIGERRAGDPSVLIASSDKAKKVLGWNPTRTAITKIMEDAWQWHESNPNGYK encoded by the coding sequence ATGAGTATTCTTGTATTAGGCGGAGCAGGATATATCGGCTCCCATGCGGTGTATCAGCTTATAGATAAAGGTGAAAATGTCATCGTTGTTGATAATCTGGCAACAGGGCATAAGGAAGCAATCCATCCTGAGGCAACATTTTATCAGGGAGATATCCGGAATTTTGATTTCCTGAGCGTTGTCTTTGAAAAGGAATCAATCGATGGAGTCATGCATTTCGCCGCCAACTCGCTTGTCGGGGAATCGATGGAAAAACCACTCCAGTATTTTGATAACAATGTATACGGTACACAGATTTTACTGAGGGCCATGGTCGAACACAATGTAAAAAATATCGTCTTCTCCTCAACCGCAGCAACGTATGGAGAACCGGAATCGATTCCGCTTACGGAAGATATGCAGCCAAATCCGACAAACACGTATGGAGAAACAAAACTGACAATGGAAAAACTGATGAAGTGGACGGAACAGGCGCACGGAATCAGGTATGTATCCCTCAGGTATTTCAATGTCGCAGGCGCCAGGGAATCCGGCGAAATTGGTGAGGACCATCGCCCCGAAACACACCTTGTACCAATCATATTGCAGGCTGCTCTCGGTCAGCGTCCGAATATTACCATATTTGGTGATGATTATAATACAGAAGACGGCACCTGTATCCGGGATTACGTTCATGTAGAGGACCTGATCCAGGCACATATCCTGGCAATGACTTATTTAAATAATGACGGCGAAAGCAATATTTTCAATCTCGGCAGCAGCCAGGGATTCTCGGTAAAAGAAATGATTGATGCTGCACGAAATGTAACTGGAAAAGAAATTCAGGCAGAAATCGGTGAGCGTCGCGCGGGCGATCCGAGTGTTTTAATCGCAAGCTCCGACAAGGCAAAAAAAGTACTAGGATGGAACCCAACACGAACAGCAATCACAAAAATCATGGAAGACGCATGGCAATGGCACGAAAGCAACCCAAACGGGTATAAGTGA
- a CDS encoding galactokinase, with translation MDDLIQEFQNIFNTTKTPREFFAPGRINLIGEHTDYNGGHVFPASISFGTYAVAVKRNDATLRFYSMNFPEVGVIKCDLSDLTFNPEHDWANYPKGMIKYIMEQGHEIEHGADILYYGNIPNGAGLSSSASIEMVTGVLLENLFNQKINRIEMIKLGQKVENEYIGVNSGIMDQFAIGMGKKNHAILLDCQTLDYNYAPIELENHAIIIMNTNKQRTLAGSKYNERRQQCEQALADLKRELSINSLGDLSNEQFDQHKYLIKNEIDRKRAKHAVTENVRTLDALKKLQEGDLIGFGELINASHHSLKNDYEVTGIELDTLVEAAWKQDGVIGGRMTGAGFGGCAIAIVEKNKIDDFQTNVYQIYTKSIGYEPTFYTASISDGAKEITEGVR, from the coding sequence ATGGACGATTTAATCCAAGAGTTCCAAAATATTTTCAACACAACAAAAACACCTCGTGAATTCTTTGCTCCGGGAAGAATCAACCTGATCGGGGAGCATACCGACTATAATGGAGGACACGTTTTTCCGGCATCGATTTCTTTTGGGACGTATGCCGTGGCGGTAAAGCGGAACGACGCAACATTACGCTTCTACTCGATGAACTTTCCGGAAGTTGGTGTGATTAAATGTGACCTTTCTGATTTAACCTTCAATCCAGAGCATGATTGGGCAAACTATCCCAAAGGAATGATCAAATACATAATGGAGCAGGGCCATGAAATTGAACACGGTGCTGACATCCTTTATTACGGAAATATCCCCAATGGTGCCGGTCTCTCATCCTCTGCATCAATTGAAATGGTGACTGGCGTACTGCTGGAAAACCTGTTCAATCAAAAAATTAACCGTATCGAGATGATCAAGCTAGGGCAAAAGGTTGAAAATGAGTATATCGGTGTGAACAGCGGAATTATGGATCAGTTTGCAATTGGCATGGGCAAAAAAAATCACGCAATTCTTCTGGACTGTCAGACACTTGATTACAACTATGCTCCGATTGAACTTGAGAACCATGCCATCATCATTATGAACACCAATAAACAACGTACACTGGCAGGGTCCAAGTACAATGAGCGCCGCCAGCAGTGTGAGCAGGCGCTTGCCGATTTAAAGCGCGAACTGTCCATTAATAGTCTTGGTGATTTATCAAATGAGCAATTTGACCAGCACAAGTACCTCATTAAAAACGAAATAGACCGTAAACGCGCAAAACATGCTGTAACTGAAAACGTCCGTACGCTGGACGCTTTAAAGAAATTACAGGAAGGCGATCTGATTGGATTCGGCGAGTTAATCAATGCATCGCACCATTCACTCAAAAATGATTATGAAGTAACCGGAATTGAACTGGACACACTCGTGGAAGCAGCCTGGAAACAGGATGGTGTTATCGGCGGACGGATGACCGGGGCCGGATTTGGCGGTTGTGCAATTGCAATTGTAGAAAAGAATAAAATAGATGATTTCCAAACGAATGTATATCAAATTTATACGAAGTCGATTGGTTATGAACCGACATTCTACACAGCTTCAATCAGTGACGGGGCCAAAGAAATAACGGAAGGAGTTCGTTAA
- a CDS encoding LacI family DNA-binding transcriptional regulator, protein MAKLKDIAEKVNVSITTVSRVLNDDPTLSVSAETKHDIFEAAEMIGYKKHLNKRTKEHMRIAIVHWYTESEELNDLYYYSIRLGVEKTLEKEHHIYIRLFQNTKKKPDMKIDGIIAIGKFSMQQMKRLKEWSPNICFVDNVYSLAACDSVIVDFEQAVYNLLFSLIESGHTKIGMLAGEEKVPGTDNVLEDTRIGSFREYMTAKGLFDGRFCFKGSFTVDSGYGMMDYAIRTLQDELPTAFYCANDSIAIGALRALHDHDISVPDRVSIIGFNDSSVAKYVSPSLSTVRVYTELMGETAVSLMKERVFQQRTVAKKVILATEMVNRESSR, encoded by the coding sequence ATGGCGAAGTTAAAGGATATTGCCGAAAAAGTAAATGTTTCCATTACAACTGTTTCGCGGGTTCTGAATGATGATCCAACGCTGTCCGTAAGCGCAGAAACAAAGCATGACATTTTTGAAGCCGCTGAGATGATTGGCTATAAAAAACACTTGAACAAACGAACGAAAGAGCACATGCGCATCGCCATTGTTCACTGGTATACCGAGTCAGAAGAACTGAATGATTTGTATTATTACTCGATTAGACTGGGTGTTGAAAAGACTCTGGAAAAAGAACACCATATATATATACGACTATTTCAAAATACGAAAAAGAAACCTGATATGAAGATTGACGGGATCATTGCCATTGGTAAATTCTCCATGCAGCAAATGAAACGGTTAAAGGAATGGAGTCCCAATATCTGCTTTGTCGATAATGTCTATTCACTGGCTGCATGTGATTCCGTTATCGTTGATTTTGAACAGGCGGTATACAATCTATTATTCAGTTTAATAGAAAGTGGACACACGAAAATAGGAATGCTCGCCGGTGAGGAGAAGGTTCCGGGTACAGATAATGTGCTGGAGGATACAAGGATTGGAAGTTTTCGTGAATATATGACAGCAAAGGGATTATTTGACGGCAGATTTTGCTTTAAGGGTTCTTTTACAGTGGACTCCGGATATGGAATGATGGATTATGCGATACGGACCTTACAGGATGAATTACCAACCGCATTTTATTGTGCAAATGACTCGATCGCTATTGGGGCATTACGTGCTTTGCATGATCACGATATTTCTGTTCCAGATCGGGTTAGTATCATTGGTTTCAACGATTCCAGTGTCGCCAAATATGTATCGCCATCGTTAAGTACTGTCAGGGTTTATACGGAATTGATGGGAGAAACTGCGGTATCTTTAATGAAGGAACGGGTTTTCCAGCAACGTACTGTAGCTAAAAAAGTTATATTAGCGACAGAAATGGTTAACAGGGAAAGCAGTCGTTAA
- the manA gene encoding mannose-6-phosphate isomerase, class I has product MYNEPIFLQPVFQERIWGGQKLKTEYNYDIPSNQTGEAWVISAHPNGPSVIQNGPLNGRTLEEAWREHGELFNKTSDNDEAYPLLVKVLDANADLSVQVHPNDVYAQHEEGQPYGKTECWYVLDAEPDAELVLGHHAVSRKELEHMIDKAEWDRLLRRVKVKPGDFVYVPSGTIHAIGKGIVILETQQSSDITYRVYDYDRMDAAGEKRELHLKKAKQVTSVPHRDSDLQENEETTGSLVMKKLVENDYFGVSHWQLDGEATCELTEDFLQVSVIKGDAVLSVAGKRFDIEKGMHFILPNGLDEYTLSGDAEFIVSWD; this is encoded by the coding sequence ATGTATAACGAACCGATTTTTTTACAGCCGGTTTTTCAGGAACGAATCTGGGGCGGTCAGAAATTAAAGACAGAATATAATTATGATATTCCTTCCAATCAGACTGGTGAGGCATGGGTGATTTCTGCTCATCCAAACGGACCGAGCGTTATTCAGAATGGCCCTTTGAATGGTCGTACGTTGGAAGAAGCCTGGAGGGAACATGGAGAGTTATTTAATAAAACCAGTGATAATGATGAAGCATATCCACTGCTTGTCAAAGTATTGGATGCTAATGCAGATTTGTCGGTACAGGTGCATCCGAATGATGTGTATGCTCAACATGAGGAAGGACAGCCATACGGGAAAACAGAGTGCTGGTATGTACTGGATGCGGAGCCGGATGCAGAATTGGTGTTGGGACATCATGCTGTATCCAGGAAAGAATTGGAGCACATGATAGACAAGGCTGAATGGGACAGGCTATTACGACGTGTGAAGGTGAAGCCTGGTGATTTTGTTTATGTTCCAAGCGGGACTATTCATGCAATTGGTAAAGGAATTGTCATTTTGGAAACACAGCAGAGTTCAGACATTACTTATCGTGTTTATGATTATGACCGAATGGATGCTGCAGGAGAGAAGCGGGAGTTGCATTTGAAAAAAGCCAAGCAGGTGACTTCCGTTCCACATCGGGATTCTGATTTACAGGAGAATGAGGAGACAACCGGCAGCTTGGTAATGAAAAAACTTGTTGAAAATGATTATTTTGGGGTAAGTCATTGGCAGTTGGATGGTGAAGCAACATGTGAGTTAACCGAGGATTTTCTGCAGGTGAGTGTGATTAAAGGTGATGCTGTTTTGAGTGTGGCAGGAAAGCGATTCGACATTGAAAAAGGAATGCATTTTATTTTGCCTAATGGGCTGGATGAATACACGTTATCAGGGGATGCGGAGTTTATTGTATCGTGGGATTAA
- a CDS encoding ROK family protein, with protein MLIGGIEAGGTKFVCAVGDEDGKIIDKISLPTEGPDETLQAVEEFFAKYPIEALGVGSFGPVDLNADSDTYGSILKTPKTKWKHFDLLGRLKADYSVPVYLDNDVNVACLGEYLYGAGKDKSSVLYITVGTGIGAGFVQYGNTFQGNNHPEMGHIFIQQREDDRFDGICPYHGNCLEGLASGPAIEARYGVQGKMLQDNADVWELEAYYLAQAIVNYILILSPERIILGGGVMKQTKLYSMIREKVLEMVNGYVEVGDVEKMIVAPELDDEQGIKGAMALALR; from the coding sequence ATGCTGATTGGTGGAATTGAAGCTGGTGGAACTAAATTTGTCTGTGCTGTCGGTGATGAAGATGGAAAAATCATTGATAAAATCAGTCTTCCGACAGAAGGGCCGGATGAAACACTTCAGGCTGTTGAAGAGTTTTTTGCAAAATATCCGATTGAAGCATTAGGTGTTGGGAGTTTTGGCCCGGTTGATTTGAATGCTGATAGTGATACATATGGATCGATTCTGAAAACACCAAAGACGAAATGGAAGCATTTTGATTTACTGGGGAGGCTTAAAGCGGACTATTCTGTACCGGTTTATTTGGATAATGATGTCAATGTGGCTTGCCTGGGTGAATATTTATATGGCGCAGGGAAAGATAAATCAAGTGTGCTCTACATAACTGTTGGCACAGGAATAGGCGCAGGATTTGTGCAATACGGAAATACCTTTCAGGGCAACAATCATCCGGAAATGGGACATATTTTTATCCAACAGCGTGAAGATGATCGATTTGACGGCATTTGCCCATATCATGGGAATTGTCTGGAAGGACTTGCCTCAGGACCGGCAATCGAAGCCCGGTATGGAGTACAGGGTAAAATGCTGCAGGATAATGCCGACGTTTGGGAGCTTGAAGCGTATTATTTAGCGCAGGCGATTGTGAACTACATATTGATTTTATCTCCGGAGCGGATCATTTTGGGTGGAGGAGTCATGAAGCAGACGAAGCTGTATTCAATGATTCGTGAAAAGGTTCTGGAAATGGTAAATGGTTATGTAGAAGTCGGAGATGTTGAAAAAATGATTGTGGCTCCTGAACTGGATGATGAGCAAGGGATAAAGGGTGCGATGGCTCTTGCGTTAAGGTGA
- a CDS encoding NAD(P)H-quinone oxidoreductase yields the protein MKAIIVKEPGGAEQLSVTEQPKPEPKKNELLIKVKAAAINRTDILNRENKAGYLDTPILGVEVAGIVDEAGAETDVEPGTAVMGLVNGGGYAEYAVMPADRAMRIPENLSFEQAVAIPEVFLTAYQTLFWLGKLSKGETVLIHAGGSGVGTAATQLAKQISNAKVITTAGSKEKLDFARSLGADAGINYKEQQFDEEVLKSTDNQGVDLILDFIGASYWQKNLASIKVDGRWVLIGLLGGAEVEHVNLMELMAKRIQLTGTLLTPRSDQYKADLTADFASNVLHLFKDEKIRPVVDRIFPFEQIQQAHEHMESNKNIGKIVLRVD from the coding sequence ATGAAAGCAATTATTGTCAAAGAGCCGGGTGGAGCAGAACAATTAAGTGTCACAGAACAGCCAAAACCTGAGCCCAAAAAGAACGAATTACTCATCAAAGTAAAAGCAGCTGCGATTAACAGAACTGACATATTAAATCGGGAAAATAAAGCCGGATATTTGGACACACCGATTCTAGGTGTTGAAGTTGCCGGCATCGTCGACGAAGCAGGTGCGGAAACGGATGTGGAACCAGGCACAGCCGTTATGGGACTCGTAAATGGTGGCGGATATGCGGAATATGCTGTAATGCCGGCCGACCGGGCAATGCGAATCCCGGAAAATCTGTCATTTGAACAGGCCGTAGCCATCCCCGAAGTATTTTTGACCGCCTATCAAACGTTATTTTGGCTCGGCAAGTTAAGTAAAGGCGAAACAGTATTGATCCATGCCGGCGGGAGCGGTGTAGGGACAGCTGCTACTCAGCTTGCAAAACAAATCAGCAACGCCAAGGTGATTACGACTGCTGGCTCAAAAGAAAAACTCGATTTCGCACGGTCACTCGGTGCAGACGCAGGTATTAATTATAAAGAGCAGCAGTTTGATGAAGAAGTTTTAAAATCAACTGATAATCAAGGTGTCGATCTGATTCTTGATTTCATCGGCGCATCATACTGGCAAAAAAATCTCGCCAGTATAAAAGTCGATGGCCGGTGGGTGCTGATTGGCCTGTTGGGAGGAGCAGAAGTCGAGCATGTCAATTTAATGGAACTGATGGCAAAACGGATTCAGCTTACCGGAACATTGCTTACCCCGAGAAGTGACCAATACAAAGCTGACCTTACTGCTGATTTTGCATCCAACGTACTGCACCTTTTTAAAGATGAGAAAATAAGGCCGGTTGTTGATCGCATATTCCCTTTCGAGCAAATCCAACAGGCGCATGAACATATGGAAAGCAATAAAAATATTGGAAAGATTGTGTTGAGGGTGGATTGA
- a CDS encoding ribonuclease HI family protein: protein MIEVYTDGASSGDPGISGAGIYIKANGQKYEYSVPLGEMSNHEAEFHAVLKALEICNKQFPGEILSFRSDSKLAVDVIEKGFTKNERFIPMLAEIRKAAGSFSYFFIKWIPEKQNGHADRLARQAIQKQK, encoded by the coding sequence TTGATTGAAGTTTACACTGATGGTGCCTCAAGCGGAGACCCTGGAATCAGTGGAGCCGGGATTTATATCAAGGCGAATGGACAAAAATATGAATATTCTGTTCCGCTTGGTGAAATGTCCAACCATGAAGCGGAATTTCATGCTGTTTTAAAAGCGCTGGAAATCTGTAACAAGCAGTTCCCCGGCGAAATTTTGTCATTCCGATCAGACTCAAAACTTGCAGTCGATGTAATCGAAAAAGGTTTCACAAAAAACGAACGCTTTATCCCAATGCTAGCCGAAATACGCAAGGCAGCGGGCAGTTTTTCATATTTTTTTATCAAATGGATTCCCGAAAAACAGAATGGCCACGCAGACAGGCTGGCAAGACAAGCAATTCAAAAGCAAAAATGA
- a CDS encoding NAD(P)-dependent oxidoreductase, translating into MLSKKSTIGLIGTGVMGKSMARNLQKAGYSTSVFTRTKEKAHELLENGAAWKESVAELAKTSDVIITMVGYPSDVERVYFGEDGIIEKAKAGTYVIDMTTSKPALATEIFQKAKERNIHVLDAPVSGGDVGAKNGALAIMVGGEREVFDEVLPLFEVMGENIVLQGDAGAGQHTKMANQIAIATNMIGVCEAIVYAKKAGLDPSRVLDSISTGAAGSFSLSKLAPRMLEDDYAPGFYVKHFIKDMTIALESAQEMGLSTPGLELSLKLYKRLAEKGESDSGTQALIKLFEEN; encoded by the coding sequence ATGCTTTCAAAGAAATCCACTATTGGACTTATCGGTACTGGAGTTATGGGAAAAAGTATGGCGCGGAATTTGCAAAAGGCCGGATATTCGACCAGTGTGTTTACCCGAACAAAAGAAAAAGCCCATGAATTATTAGAGAATGGTGCTGCCTGGAAGGAGTCGGTTGCCGAATTAGCAAAAACATCTGATGTTATCATCACAATGGTCGGTTATCCGTCAGATGTGGAGAGGGTTTATTTTGGCGAGGATGGAATAATCGAAAAAGCCAAAGCAGGTACATATGTGATTGATATGACAACATCCAAGCCGGCTCTTGCCACGGAAATATTCCAAAAAGCTAAAGAAAGAAATATCCATGTATTAGATGCGCCTGTATCCGGTGGTGATGTTGGAGCGAAAAACGGGGCGCTCGCCATCATGGTCGGCGGTGAGCGGGAAGTGTTTGATGAAGTTCTTCCTTTATTCGAAGTTATGGGTGAAAATATAGTTTTGCAGGGCGATGCCGGTGCCGGTCAGCATACTAAAATGGCAAATCAGATAGCGATTGCCACGAATATGATCGGTGTTTGTGAAGCAATTGTCTATGCCAAGAAAGCAGGGTTGGATCCATCACGTGTCCTCGACAGTATTTCAACGGGTGCTGCAGGCAGTTTTTCTTTATCAAAATTGGCACCACGAATGCTTGAAGATGACTATGCCCCAGGATTCTATGTGAAGCATTTTATTAAGGATATGACGATTGCATTGGAATCTGCACAGGAAATGGGATTATCGACGCCGGGACTGGAGCTTTCCCTAAAATTGTATAAGAGGCTTGCGGAAAAAGGGGAAAGTGACAGTGGAACGCAGGCGTTGATTAAGTTGTTTGAAGAGAATTAA
- a CDS encoding carboxymuconolactone decarboxylase family protein — translation MENNKRYDAGIDTMEEMFPEETLNEMKRMKEMSPDLWDMIVSFGFGGLYTRDALPLKRRQIATLSSLITQGAFEQLEVHLRAALKIGLTQKEIVEIIIHLTGYAGFPKAVQAMQMADRIFNEQDEG, via the coding sequence ATGGAAAATAATAAAAGATACGACGCAGGCATCGATACAATGGAAGAAATGTTCCCTGAAGAAACACTTAATGAAATGAAAAGAATGAAGGAAATGTCACCCGATCTCTGGGATATGATTGTCTCATTCGGCTTTGGTGGCCTATATACAAGGGATGCACTACCACTAAAGCGACGGCAAATTGCTACACTCAGCTCATTGATTACACAGGGGGCTTTTGAACAGCTTGAAGTTCATTTGCGTGCAGCATTAAAGATTGGTTTGACGCAAAAGGAAATTGTCGAGATCATCATCCACCTAACAGGATACGCCGGGTTCCCAAAAGCCGTCCAGGCAATGCAGATGGCCGATAGAATATTTAACGAACAAGACGAGGGGTAG
- a CDS encoding thiamine pyrophosphate-binding protein: MKTSAFVLAANFKNWGIEHLFGIPGKAVSPILFELLNYDIEFVLSKHESGGGFEAGGYGLMNQKLGVAVGTSGPGGTNLFTAAGQAKAFNVPLLIITGHPSVKDTGKGMGQDSSLFGTDLVDMFEKVTKFSARVERGDKLEMYLQHALEKAISGVKGPVHLNIPFDILLEEIEPFELELPEPKEMISPDLDSVVDKISAAKRPLLFLGKGVHSSRAYKEVQQLAEQWNIPVITTPGGKGTFISNHKLSLGAFGLGGTVEATEYLNKGVDTLIVIGTKLSDMSIPAVTEEMYPEQIIHFDYDPTFVGKSINVPTTPVLGDIRSNLRAILKDKPEPNSAEFLTPKREFEVTENNPGERMSAVSALQVMRNALPDDTVVFGDDGSHSFYGIQHYDIYEPGTYFFDDIFGAMGNGIGYSVGAGLAASDKTIVCLAGDGCMFMHGTELSTAYNYDSPVLFIVLNNGRLDMVEKGMQKMIGTSIGGVYETPLDAAGFAKSMGLEAFTCLDPSELADKIGTALHMINETNKPVLVEVLVDENEIPPTMGRQ; encoded by the coding sequence ATGAAAACTTCAGCATTTGTGTTAGCAGCAAACTTTAAAAATTGGGGGATTGAGCACCTTTTCGGAATTCCCGGCAAGGCTGTCTCCCCCATCCTTTTTGAACTATTAAACTATGATATCGAGTTTGTATTAAGCAAACACGAATCAGGTGGTGGGTTTGAAGCAGGCGGCTATGGATTGATGAACCAGAAACTTGGGGTGGCTGTAGGTACATCAGGACCCGGTGGTACCAACTTATTTACAGCTGCCGGTCAGGCAAAAGCATTCAATGTACCATTATTGATCATCACCGGCCATCCGTCGGTAAAAGATACGGGTAAAGGAATGGGACAGGACTCCAGTCTTTTCGGGACCGATCTGGTGGATATGTTCGAAAAGGTAACGAAATTCAGTGCCCGGGTCGAGCGGGGCGACAAACTGGAAATGTACCTCCAGCATGCGCTTGAAAAAGCCATATCTGGTGTAAAAGGTCCTGTTCATCTGAACATTCCGTTTGATATTTTACTGGAAGAAATCGAGCCATTTGAATTGGAACTGCCGGAACCGAAAGAAATGATTTCTCCTGACCTTGATAGTGTCGTTGATAAAATAAGTGCAGCCAAGCGTCCACTGTTATTTTTAGGAAAAGGTGTCCACTCCAGCAGGGCATATAAAGAAGTGCAGCAGCTTGCTGAACAGTGGAACATCCCAGTTATCACAACACCAGGCGGAAAAGGCACGTTTATCTCTAACCATAAATTATCATTGGGGGCATTCGGACTGGGCGGTACAGTGGAAGCGACGGAATACCTCAACAAGGGTGTTGATACATTAATCGTAATCGGAACAAAACTGAGTGACATGTCAATACCCGCTGTGACGGAAGAAATGTATCCGGAGCAAATCATTCATTTTGATTACGATCCGACGTTTGTCGGCAAATCGATTAATGTGCCGACTACTCCTGTTCTTGGGGATATTCGGTCCAACTTGCGTGCAATTTTGAAAGATAAGCCCGAACCGAACAGCGCAGAATTTTTAACGCCTAAGCGGGAATTTGAAGTAACGGAAAATAATCCTGGAGAGCGCATGTCAGCAGTTTCAGCATTACAAGTCATGCGAAATGCCCTGCCAGATGATACGGTTGTTTTTGGTGATGACGGCAGCCACTCGTTCTACGGCATTCAGCACTATGATATTTATGAACCCGGAACTTACTTCTTTGACGATATTTTCGGGGCAATGGGAAATGGTATCGGCTATTCTGTCGGCGCAGGGTTGGCCGCATCCGACAAAACGATTGTCTGTTTAGCCGGTGATGGCTGTATGTTCATGCACGGAACCGAACTCTCAACTGCATATAACTATGATTCACCTGTCTTGTTCATTGTTTTAAATAATGGAAGGCTGGACATGGTGGAAAAAGGAATGCAGAAAATGATCGGCACATCGATCGGCGGTGTTTATGAAACTCCACTGGATGCAGCAGGTTTTGCCAAATCGATGGGACTTGAAGCATTCACATGTCTGGATCCATCTGAATTAGCAGATAAAATCGGGACTGCGTTACATATGATTAACGAAACGAACAAACCGGTTCTTGTGGAAGTGTTAGTTGATGAAAACGAAATCCCACCAACCATGGGGAGGCAATAA